The following proteins are encoded in a genomic region of Rubrobacter xylanophilus DSM 9941:
- a CDS encoding zinc-dependent alcohol dehydrogenase, whose amino-acid sequence MKAVVWHGRQDVRVESVPDPELREPTDAIVRVTSTAICGSDLHLYGKLAPIMREGDILGHEPMGVVEEVGSGVEHIKPGDRVVVPFNISCGSCYFCNMQLYSQCERTRDRGRLAEAASLLGRGKGASLFGYTHVYGAVPGGQAEYLRVPQAHFGPIKVPEGPPDERFLYLSDVLPTSWQAVAYADVPEGGTLAVWGLGPIGQMCCRIALHRGAGRVIGVDAVPERLDLASRYGVETLDYSAVDRAGLAVVEMTGGRGVDAAIDAVGMEAGGSLVDAVLQATRVQLDRARALRECAASVRRGGTLSIVGVYAGPIQMFPLGDLFDMQVQLRMGQANVRRWTDEILPLLADEDPLGVEELATHRLPLEEAPRAYETFQRKQDGCIKCVLRP is encoded by the coding sequence GTGAAGGCGGTCGTGTGGCACGGGAGGCAGGACGTGCGCGTGGAGAGCGTGCCCGACCCGGAGCTCCGGGAGCCCACCGACGCGATCGTGCGGGTAACCTCCACCGCGATCTGCGGCTCCGACCTGCACCTCTACGGCAAGCTCGCCCCGATCATGCGCGAGGGCGACATCCTGGGCCACGAGCCGATGGGGGTGGTGGAGGAGGTGGGGAGCGGGGTAGAGCACATAAAGCCCGGCGACCGGGTGGTGGTGCCGTTCAACATCTCCTGCGGGAGTTGCTACTTCTGCAACATGCAGCTCTACTCCCAGTGCGAGAGGACCCGGGACCGGGGCCGCCTCGCGGAGGCGGCGAGCCTGCTCGGCCGGGGCAAGGGGGCGAGCCTCTTCGGCTACACCCACGTCTACGGGGCGGTCCCCGGCGGGCAGGCGGAGTACCTGCGGGTCCCGCAGGCCCACTTCGGCCCGATAAAGGTGCCCGAGGGGCCGCCGGACGAGCGCTTTCTCTACCTCTCCGACGTGCTGCCCACCTCCTGGCAGGCGGTGGCCTACGCGGACGTGCCGGAGGGCGGGACGCTCGCGGTTTGGGGGCTCGGCCCGATAGGCCAGATGTGCTGCAGGATCGCTCTGCACAGGGGGGCGGGGCGGGTGATCGGGGTGGACGCCGTACCGGAGCGCCTGGATCTTGCCTCGCGCTACGGGGTGGAGACGCTGGACTACTCGGCGGTGGACAGAGCCGGGCTCGCCGTGGTGGAGATGACCGGCGGCCGCGGCGTCGACGCCGCCATAGACGCCGTCGGGATGGAGGCCGGGGGCTCGCTGGTCGACGCGGTGCTGCAGGCCACCAGGGTGCAGTTGGACAGGGCCCGCGCGCTCAGGGAGTGCGCCGCCTCCGTGCGGCGCGGGGGGACCCTCTCCATCGTCGGGGTGTACGCCGGGCCGATCCAGATGTTCCCGCTCGGCGACCTCTTCGACATGCAGGTCCAGCTCCGGATGGGACAGGCCAACGTGCGCCGGTGGACGGACGAGATCCTCCCGCTGCTTGCCGACGAGGACCCGCTCGGGGTGGAGGAGCTCGCAACCCACCGCCTGCCGCTGGAGGAGGCCCCGCGGGCCTACGAGACCTTCCAGCGAAAACAGGACGGCTGCATAAAGTGCGTCCTCCGGCCCTGA
- a CDS encoding DUF2267 domain-containing protein codes for MKYHEFIAEVRRRASLGSNEEAEAAARATLGTLAERLAGGEPHDLASQLPEELAGYVRYEGEQQSDPFSLEEFYRRVAQKEGTEVADASRHARVVMEVVREAVTPGELDDVRSQLPAEYGPLFGEGG; via the coding sequence GTGAAGTACCACGAGTTCATCGCGGAGGTCCGTCGCCGGGCGAGCCTCGGCTCGAACGAGGAGGCGGAGGCGGCGGCGCGGGCGACGCTCGGGACGCTCGCCGAGCGCCTCGCCGGGGGCGAGCCCCACGACCTCGCCTCCCAGCTCCCCGAGGAGCTCGCCGGGTACGTGCGCTACGAGGGCGAGCAGCAGAGCGACCCCTTCTCGCTCGAGGAGTTCTACCGCCGGGTGGCGCAGAAGGAGGGCACCGAGGTCGCCGACGCCTCCCGGCACGCCCGGGTGGTGATGGAGGTGGTTCGCGAGGCGGTGACCCCCGGGGAGCTCGACGACGTGCGCTCCCAGCTCCCCGCGGAGTACGGCCCGCTGTTCGGGGAGGGGGGATAG
- a CDS encoding sulfotransferase family protein, translating into MGSLPNLIVIGAMKCGTTALHRYLGLHPEVYMSSPKELNFFFGEAGAGGGWHRGNWHRGVGWYASRFDPSAPVRGESSPGYTSPDHPEAAERMARLLPEARLVYLVRDPVGRAVSQYLHHRTEGTERRGMREALLDPGSQYLERSRYLARLSSYLERFPRRNILVLWQEELLGRRREALRRVFRFAGADDSFWTPEYEAPPPGRGAPRCDPGLRREFLAALGEDLPRRFAARPCG; encoded by the coding sequence GTGGGTTCTCTGCCCAACCTCATCGTCATCGGGGCGATGAAGTGCGGGACCACCGCGCTGCACCGCTACCTCGGGCTGCACCCGGAGGTCTATATGTCCTCCCCGAAGGAGCTGAACTTCTTCTTCGGGGAGGCGGGGGCGGGCGGGGGCTGGCACCGGGGCAACTGGCACCGGGGCGTCGGGTGGTACGCCTCCCGGTTCGACCCCTCGGCCCCCGTCCGGGGCGAGTCCTCCCCGGGCTACACCTCCCCCGACCACCCCGAGGCGGCGGAGAGGATGGCCCGGCTGCTGCCCGAGGCGCGCCTCGTCTACCTCGTCCGCGACCCGGTGGGGCGCGCCGTCTCCCAGTACCTCCACCACCGGACCGAGGGGACCGAGCGGCGCGGGATGCGGGAGGCCCTGCTCGACCCCGGGAGCCAGTATCTGGAGCGCAGCCGCTACCTGGCCCGCCTCTCGTCCTACCTCGAGAGGTTCCCCCGCCGGAACATCCTCGTGCTGTGGCAGGAGGAGCTGCTGGGTCGGCGGCGGGAGGCGCTCCGGAGGGTCTTCCGCTTTGCGGGGGCGGACGACTCCTTCTGGACGCCGGAGTACGAGGCCCCTCCGCCCGGACGCGGCGCGCCCCGCTGCGACCCCGGGCTGCGGCGGGAGTTCCTCGCGGCGCTCGGGGAGGACCTCCCGCGGCGTTTCGCCGCCCGGCCCTGCGGGTAG
- a CDS encoding TIGR01777 family oxidoreductase, which produces MRVLVSGASGLIGRALRRKLEGEGHAVVALSRSRPSSEDTVRWDPERGSVDLARLEGHDAVVHLAGESIMGRWTRQKKARILESRVRGTRLLAESLGRLREPPRVMVSASASGYYGDRGDGVLTEESGPGGGFLSRVCREWERAAEPARRAGVRVAHPRFGIVLSREGGALAAMLPAFRLGIGGRVGSGRQWWSWVHVEDAAGALLHIVEAGGLEGPVNVCAPNPVRSGEFVRTLARVLGRPALFPLPAVVARAALGEMADELLLASARMEPARLRETGYVFRHPGLEGALRDLLER; this is translated from the coding sequence GTGAGGGTGCTCGTCAGCGGGGCTTCCGGCCTGATCGGGAGGGCCCTCCGGCGGAAGCTGGAGGGCGAAGGGCACGCGGTGGTTGCGCTCAGCCGCTCCAGGCCCTCCTCGGAGGACACCGTGCGCTGGGACCCGGAGCGGGGCAGCGTGGACCTCGCGCGGCTGGAGGGGCACGACGCGGTGGTCCACCTGGCGGGGGAGAGCATCATGGGGCGCTGGACCCGGCAGAAAAAGGCCCGCATCCTGGAGAGCCGGGTGCGGGGGACCAGGCTGCTCGCCGAGAGCCTGGGGCGGTTGCGGGAGCCGCCGCGGGTCATGGTCAGCGCCTCCGCCTCCGGCTACTACGGCGACCGGGGGGACGGCGTGCTCACCGAGGAGAGCGGCCCCGGCGGGGGCTTTCTCTCGCGGGTCTGCCGGGAGTGGGAGCGGGCGGCGGAGCCGGCCCGGCGCGCGGGGGTGCGGGTCGCCCACCCCCGGTTCGGGATCGTGTTGAGCCGGGAGGGCGGGGCGCTCGCGGCGATGCTCCCGGCCTTCCGGCTGGGGATCGGCGGCAGGGTTGGGAGCGGCCGGCAGTGGTGGAGCTGGGTGCACGTAGAGGACGCGGCCGGGGCCCTGCTGCACATCGTAGAGGCCGGGGGGCTGGAGGGGCCGGTCAACGTGTGCGCCCCGAACCCGGTCAGGAGCGGGGAGTTCGTGCGCACCCTCGCCCGCGTGCTGGGCCGGCCCGCGCTCTTTCCGCTCCCGGCGGTCGTGGCCCGGGCCGCGCTCGGCGAGATGGCCGACGAGCTGCTGCTCGCGAGCGCCCGGATGGAGCCCGCCAGGCTCCGGGAGACCGGCTACGTCTTCCGCCACCCGGGGCTTGAGGGGGCGCTCAGGGACCTGCTCGAGCGGTAG
- a CDS encoding prephenate dehydrogenase/arogenate dehydrogenase family protein: protein MGLIGGSVGLAARGAVGEILGVDRPEVLEEAASLGAVDRPSTLKEVREADLVVLAAPISRIRELLGKLSPARGLVTDVASTKTGIVREAERHGLRFVGGHPMAGSQLSGVANARPDLFRGARYFLTPTERTDPEAYREVSRFVQLLGAIPTAVAPEKHDLLMATLSHLPHLMAAALLKVASDISPEALSFAGPAFRDLTRVGSSNPSLWADILAENAPALGEALGAFAGAMAQLGSEIQDRRSMERRFREARRAYEALGGILVDRKGMSSAELAVPVENRPGVLAEVTTLLGSNSINILDLYVRHSNTERAALVLTLNSEDARRAQKLLREAGFGAELL from the coding sequence GTGGGCCTGATCGGGGGCTCAGTCGGCCTGGCCGCCCGCGGGGCGGTCGGGGAGATCCTGGGCGTCGACCGCCCGGAGGTGCTGGAGGAGGCGGCGAGCCTCGGCGCGGTGGACCGCCCCTCCACCCTGAAGGAGGTGCGCGAGGCGGACCTGGTGGTGCTCGCCGCCCCGATCTCCAGGATCCGGGAGCTCCTGGGAAAGCTCTCCCCGGCGCGGGGGCTTGTCACCGACGTCGCCAGCACGAAGACGGGCATAGTCCGGGAGGCCGAGCGCCACGGCCTGCGCTTCGTGGGCGGCCACCCGATGGCGGGGAGCCAGCTCTCGGGGGTGGCCAACGCCCGCCCGGACCTCTTCCGCGGCGCCCGCTACTTCCTGACCCCCACGGAGCGCACCGACCCGGAGGCCTACCGGGAGGTCTCCCGCTTCGTCCAGCTCCTGGGGGCGATCCCCACGGCGGTCGCCCCGGAGAAGCACGACCTCCTGATGGCCACCCTCTCCCACCTGCCGCACCTGATGGCCGCGGCGCTCCTTAAGGTGGCCTCGGACATCTCCCCGGAGGCCCTCTCGTTCGCCGGGCCGGCGTTCAGGGACCTGACGCGGGTGGGCTCCTCGAACCCCTCCCTCTGGGCGGACATCCTGGCGGAGAACGCCCCGGCGCTGGGCGAGGCGCTCGGCGCGTTCGCCGGGGCGATGGCGCAGCTGGGGAGCGAGATCCAGGACCGCAGGAGCATGGAGCGCCGCTTCCGGGAGGCCCGCAGGGCCTACGAGGCGCTGGGCGGCATCCTCGTGGACAGAAAGGGCATGAGCAGCGCGGAGCTGGCCGTCCCGGTGGAGAACCGCCCCGGCGTGCTCGCCGAGGTGACCACCCTGTTGGGCTCCAACAGCATCAACATCCTGGACCTCTACGTACGCCACTCCAACACCGAGCGCGCCGCCCTGGTGCTGACCCTGAACTCGGAGGACGCCCGGCGGGCCCAGAAGCTGCTCCGCGAGGCGGGCTTCGGGGCGGAGCTCCTCTAG